One window of Acidobacteriota bacterium genomic DNA carries:
- a CDS encoding DUF4230 domain-containing protein, protein MSDYRPPQRGGGSVFAGILLGAFLAVAGLGIAAWLYTGSRLMDFLRSPLAAMRTRIDVSQPTVVQQIQRLQRLETVRFNMEKIVSGERELEYLPKWLIGDRLLLVVEGEAVAGVDLGKLRPEDVTVTGRSVSVTLPRAELFSIRIDNERTRVYSRETGLFSALDPQLETDVRREAERQLRESAMQAKILDHANENARATLTSFLRGLGFEQVEVR, encoded by the coding sequence GTGTCCGACTATCGTCCTCCTCAACGCGGTGGCGGCAGCGTCTTCGCCGGCATCTTGCTGGGCGCGTTCCTCGCGGTCGCCGGCCTCGGCATCGCGGCGTGGCTTTACACCGGCTCGCGCCTCATGGACTTCCTGCGCTCGCCGCTCGCCGCCATGCGCACGCGCATCGACGTTTCACAGCCCACCGTGGTGCAGCAGATCCAGAGACTCCAGCGCCTCGAGACCGTCCGCTTCAACATGGAGAAGATCGTTTCCGGCGAGCGCGAGCTGGAATACCTGCCCAAGTGGCTTATCGGCGACCGGCTGCTGCTGGTGGTGGAAGGCGAGGCGGTGGCAGGCGTTGACCTTGGCAAGCTCCGGCCGGAAGACGTCACCGTCACCGGACGCAGCGTCTCCGTCACCCTGCCCAGGGCGGAGCTGTTCTCCATCCGCATCGACAACGAACGCACGCGCGTCTACTCGCGCGAGACCGGATTATTCAGCGCGCTCGATCCGCAGCTCGAGACGGACGTCCGCCGCGAGGCCGAACGCCAGTTGCGCGAATCTGCCATGCAGGCGAAGATCCTCGACCACGCCAACGAGAACGCGCGCGCCACGCTTACGTCGTTCCTCCGCGGCCTCGGCTTCGAGCAGGTCGAGGTCCGCTAG